A segment of the Candidatus Sumerlaea chitinivorans genome:
GCCAACATCATGGGGACATCGTTGAAGGAACGGCCGGTTTCGAGAAGACGCCCAAGCCCCATGGCATCCGCACGAATAAGTTCAGCCGCCATCAAACTACGCCACGCAAAGGACCATCCCAGCTTGAGGCCGCCCATGAGCTCGGGGAGCGCAGCAAAGAACAGGATGTCGCGGGCAAAAATCAGGCGTCGAGCTCCAAGAACCTCACCTACTTTAAGATAGATCGGCGGGATATTTCGAATCGCACTCTCCGTTGCGACCGCAATTGAGAAGACTGCGCCGAGTATGACAACTGCAATGACTGCCTGTTCGTTGATTCCCACCCAGATCAAGGCGAGTGGCAACCAGCAGATACTTGGCAGAGACTGAAGAGAGAGCACCAACGTACCAAGCGTTTCTTTTGCAAGGGTGCTTCGGGCCAACAAGATTCCCAAAAGGATTCCCACCACAACCGAGACGGTGTAACCGATGATCATCCGTGCCATGCTCTTTCTCACTGCGGTCCAAAGTACTCCATCAAGCAACATTTCCCACAAGCTGTGTCCAACTTGCACTGGACCGGGCACCAAGTAATCAGGAAGAATTTGCAAACGAACGATCCCTTCCCAGCAAAGAACAAGAAGTACGAAGAAGCCAATTTTAAGAATCAATCTTCTACCAATCATGTTCTGTAGTCCTATTGTACGCTAAAGATAACTATATAAGACATCCTATGGGCTTTGTTTGTCCGTTGTAACTGTCTGCCCTGTTTGGGCCAAAAAGAAATCGTCCAATCTTACGGCGTTTTTTGGCATGTACCTCAACTGACGAGCGATCAGTACCAGACGTTCCAACCCCTCACGGTGGGCTGAGGTTGTGAACTCGATGCGCTCAAGCGAGCTTGCAACAAGCGATTCCGGAAAGGGTTTGTGCGTAAGCCTGTGCATGGCCTCTGACAAGACTGGCACCAGCGATTCCTTATTTGCTCGGAGTTCGAGCGTCAGAGAAGTATGGCAGTCGAGAAGTGCACTTACAATGTCCCTATGCTCCTCCGCGAACTTCTTCCGAGCAATCACCACTGTCAGAGGAGTGCGCCCGTCTGGCCAAAGGCTTTTCTCTTCGGTGAGGAGCACGCCAGTTCCTTTCGTTACCAATTGCGAGCCCCATGGTTCAGGAACCCACGCTCCATCCAATTGATCTTTTGCCATAAGGATTTCGATGTCGGAGGGCGCGATGGGGACGATGTCGGCTGACTTCTGGCTTCGACATGCAGTACCAGCTGCTCCAAGAAAGTAGCGTGCAGCAAGAT
Coding sequences within it:
- a CDS encoding ABC-type probable sulfate transporter, permease protein, whose amino-acid sequence is MIGRRLILKIGFFVLLVLCWEGIVRLQILPDYLVPGPVQVGHSLWEMLLDGVLWTAVRKSMARMIIGYTVSVVVGILLGILLARSTLAKETLGTLVLSLQSLPSICWLPLALIWVGINEQAVIAVVILGAVFSIAVATESAIRNIPPIYLKVGEVLGARRLIFARDILFFAALPELMGGLKLGWSFAWRSLMAAELIRADAMGLGRLLETGRSFNDVPMMLAAMIMIICVGLFVDSVIFGNLEKRIRRRYGLAR